The following is a genomic window from uncultured Hyphomonas sp..
CCGATGGCGTGCTGCTTGATTTCGACTATTGGGCCGCCATTCCGAAGACAGCCGGCCGGTAGGTCAGGCGCCTTCGGGCGGCCGGTGCTCGGCCCAAAGCAGCAGTGAATCGAGGGCCGGGCACAGCTTTTCGCCCCACTCGGTCAGACAATACTCGACCTTCGGCGGCACCTGATGGTGCACGATCCGGCGGACGATGCCGTCTGCTTCCAGCTTGCGCAGCTGCTGGATCAGCATTTTCTGTGAAATCGCCGGGATCGCCCGCTCAAGATCGGAAAAGCGCATCAGCTGCTGGTCGAACAGATGGAAGAGGATGATCATCTTCCAGCGGCCTTCCAGCATTTGCAGCGCCGCTTCGACGCCATGTGCAGCGGACTGCGGCGTGTATTCGGGGCGGTTACCAGTAGGTAAGTACCCTACTTTTTTGTCCGTACTTGTCATTTATTCTGGCTAATTCGATATCTGGCTTTCCGCAAGGCAGTTCATCCCGGACAGCCGCAAAGGAGAGCCCGATGCCCGTCAATTTTCCCGAACCGGTTCGCCGCTATTTCGAAGCCGAACAGGCCGACGATACCAGCCGGATGGCCGCCTATTTTGCTGAAGATGCAGTCGTGCGCGACGAGGACCGGACGCATGTTGGTGTTCCGGCAATCCAGGCCTGGAAGCAGGACGCCAAGGCAACAACCTCCTATCAGGTGACACCTTTGAAGGCAGAGCAAGCTGGCGAGCAGCTGGTCGTCACGGGCAGGGTTGAAGGTGATTTCCCCGGCAGCCCGGTCAACCTGCGCTACTTCTTCACCCTCTCAGGCGATCGCATCAAGGGACTGGAGATTGTCCCATGAGCTATGATCTGGGCCTCAAGGGGCGCCGGGCACTCGTGACAGGTGGCACGAAAGGCGCTGGCCGCGCCGTTGTCGACGCATTGACCAGTCTCGGCGCCGAAGTGCTGACGACGGCCCGCAGCCCGGCATCCGGCCTTCCAGAAGGCATTCACTTTGCGACGGCTGACCTCACAACGCCCGAGGGCTGTGAAGCGATTGCCGCAGAAATCACTGCCCGAATGGGCGGAGTGGACATCCTCGTCCATATGGTCGGCGGGTCGGCAGCGCCCGCCGGCGGCTTTGCCGCGTTGGACGAAGACGAATGGCACAGGGAGTTGAACCTGAACCTGTTACCGGCCGTCCGGCTGGACAGGGCCCTGCTGCCCGGCATGATCGCACAGGGTCACGGCGCCATCATCCACGTCAGTTCGATCCAGCGCCTGATGCCGCTGCCTGACGCAACCACCGCTTATGCGGCGGCCAAAGCGGCTCTGTCGGCTTACAGCAAGAGCCTTTCCAAGGAAGTTGGACCCAAGGGCGTCCGCGTCATGCGTGTCTCCCCTGGCTGGATCGAAACGGAGGCAGCTGTTGCCCTCGTGGAGCGGATCGCCCGAGAAGATGGCAGCGACTATGGCGCCGCGCAGCAAAAACTGATGTCTTCGCTCGGCGGTATACCGCTCGGCCGGCCGTCCAAACCGGAAGAAGTGGCGGACCTTGTGGTCTTCCTTGCCTCTGCGCGCGCATCCGCCATTACGGGCGCGGACTATCTGATTGATGGTGGCACGGTGCCCACAGTCTGAGGCAAATCTTGAAAGAGATGCTACCGGCGGGTTGGTCCCGGGCCTATATAGGCGCGCATGAGCGGATACGGCCCATTTGACGGATTTACGCTGGTGGCCATCGCGCTTGCGGTGATCCTTTCGGCTTTGGTGAGCCTGATCGGCACATCGGGCCGCAAGCGGAACATTGCCCTCGGCGAGGCGCAGGTCGGCGATCTGGCTGAAATGACCGGTATCCGCGATCCGAAACGCCTGCAGGAAGTGTTCGGCCCGCCCGATATGGGCCGGGTCTGGCGCAGCGTGACATTGCTGGACGTACGCCGGGCCCGTACGCCGGAAGGCTGGCTGATGTCGTCGGACCTTGTCGATTATGCCTGTATCGCCGCAGCGGTGACGGCGCTGATGGTGTCATTCCGCCTGATGCCGGCGGTCCTCCTGCTGGCGCTCGGCATTCAGGTTGCCGGATGGATCGTCTCGACGCGGCTGCCGCGATAGGGCATTAGGGCCCGCTACGCTGAATCCTGACAACCGGAGCCGGACGCGCACATGAAAATCTGGAAGATGAACGGGGCCGGCAATGCCTTTGCCATTTTCGACGCCCGGTCTGTGCCGTTTTCGCCGACGGAGGACCAGGTGCGTCAGCTCGCCGAGGAAATGAATGCCGACCAGGTGATCGCGCTGGAGCGGGATGCCGCGCGCGACGTGTTCATGCGCATCTGGAACCGGGATGGCGGCGAAGTCTCCGCTTGCGGCAATGCCAGCCGCTGCGTCGGCCGCCTCCTGCTGGACGAGACCGGCAAGGACAAGATCACGATCCAGACCGAAGCGGACATGCTGCGCGCCTTTCGCGCCGAAGATGGCCTGATCACGGTGGACATGGGATCGCCCCTGATGGGCTGGGAAGACATTCCGCTCGCGGAAAAAATGGATGTGCGCGGCGTCGACGTCAAAATCGGCCCGATGGACAACCCCATCCTGTCGCGTCCGGCGGTTGTCTCCATGGGCAATCCGCACGCGGTGTTCTTTGTCTCCGATGTGGACGCCTATGACATTCCGGCGCTCGGCCCGCTGGTGGAGTGGCATCCACTCTTTCCGGAAGGCACCAATGTCGGCTTTGCGCAGGTCATCGACCGCAACACGATCCGCCTGCGCGTCTGGGAACGCGGGGCAGGGCTGACCAGGGCCTGCGGCACGGGCGCTTGCGCGGCGCTCGTCTGCGCGGCGCGCGCAAAGCTCACCGAGCGCAAGGCGAAGCTGATTCTCGATGGCGGTGAATTGCTGATCGAATGGCGCGAAAGCGATGACCGCGTCTACATGACGGGCCCGGTCGAACTGGAATTCGAAACCGAAATCTGACGCCGGATGCTTGATTCGCGCGGTTTCCGGCGCGATGTGCGCTGGACGAGTTCGCAATGACAGACCCGAAAGCCCCCTCCAGCCCGACGCTGATTACGCTCGGATGCCGCCTCAACTCTTATGAGTCCGAGGTGATGCGCGGCCATGCGGCTGACGCAGGGCTTTCCGATGCGGTGATCGTGAACACCTGCGCAGTGACGGGGGAGGCGGTGCGTTCCGCCCGCCAGGCCATCCGCCGCGCAGCGAAAGAGCATCCGGGTGCGCCCATTCTTGTCACGGGCTGCGCGGCGCAGATCGATCCCGACATGTTCGCGAAGATGCCGGAAGTCACCCGCGTGATCGGCAATCATGAGAAGATGAAGGCCGAGACCTGGAAGCCGGTGGACTTGCTGGGTGGGCACGAGAAAGTCCGCGTCAACGACATCATGTCGGTGAAGGAAACCGCTGCCCACCTGATCGACGGCATGGACGGCCGGGCGCGGGCCTATGTTCAGGTCCAGAATGGCTGCGACCATCGCTGCACCTTCTGCATCATCCCTTATGGACGCGGGAATTCACGGTCCGTGCCTGCGGGCGAAGTGGTGGACCAGGTCCGCCGCCTTGTGGAGACGGGGCATTATGAGGTCGTGCTGACCGGCGTGGACCTGACGAGTTGGGGCGCAGACCTTCCGGGCACGCCGCAACTCGGCAATCTCGTCCAGCGCATCCTGAAACTGGTGCCGGAGCTGCAGCAGCTGCGCATTTCCTCTATCGACGCCATCGAAATCGACGACGCGCTGTTCGAAGCCATGAGCGAGCCGCGCCTGGCGCCCTTCATGCATCTCTCGCTGCAG
Proteins encoded in this region:
- the dapF gene encoding diaminopimelate epimerase, coding for MKIWKMNGAGNAFAIFDARSVPFSPTEDQVRQLAEEMNADQVIALERDAARDVFMRIWNRDGGEVSACGNASRCVGRLLLDETGKDKITIQTEADMLRAFRAEDGLITVDMGSPLMGWEDIPLAEKMDVRGVDVKIGPMDNPILSRPAVVSMGNPHAVFFVSDVDAYDIPALGPLVEWHPLFPEGTNVGFAQVIDRNTIRLRVWERGAGLTRACGTGACAALVCAARAKLTERKAKLILDGGELLIEWRESDDRVYMTGPVELEFETEI
- the mtaB gene encoding tRNA (N(6)-L-threonylcarbamoyladenosine(37)-C(2))-methylthiotransferase MtaB translates to MTDPKAPSSPTLITLGCRLNSYESEVMRGHAADAGLSDAVIVNTCAVTGEAVRSARQAIRRAAKEHPGAPILVTGCAAQIDPDMFAKMPEVTRVIGNHEKMKAETWKPVDLLGGHEKVRVNDIMSVKETAAHLIDGMDGRARAYVQVQNGCDHRCTFCIIPYGRGNSRSVPAGEVVDQVRRLVETGHYEVVLTGVDLTSWGADLPGTPQLGNLVQRILKLVPELQQLRISSIDAIEIDDALFEAMSEPRLAPFMHLSLQHGDNLILKRMKRRHSRDDAIALAERLRALRPDIALGADIIAGFPTETEVHFENSVRLVDDCGLAFLHVFPYSPRPGTPAARMPQLDKALIKERAARLRETGENALKTHFSRHIGELREVLVERGAAARLPDFTPVKLSREPGHAGRPVRAHITGHDGRQLIGEIVE
- a CDS encoding helix-turn-helix domain-containing protein; protein product: MTSTDKKVGYLPTGNRPEYTPQSAAHGVEAALQMLEGRWKMIILFHLFDQQLMRFSDLERAIPAISQKMLIQQLRKLEADGIVRRIVHHQVPPKVEYCLTEWGEKLCPALDSLLLWAEHRPPEGA
- a CDS encoding SDR family oxidoreductase; protein product: MSYDLGLKGRRALVTGGTKGAGRAVVDALTSLGAEVLTTARSPASGLPEGIHFATADLTTPEGCEAIAAEITARMGGVDILVHMVGGSAAPAGGFAALDEDEWHRELNLNLLPAVRLDRALLPGMIAQGHGAIIHVSSIQRLMPLPDATTAYAAAKAALSAYSKSLSKEVGPKGVRVMRVSPGWIETEAAVALVERIAREDGSDYGAAQQKLMSSLGGIPLGRPSKPEEVADLVVFLASARASAITGADYLIDGGTVPTV
- a CDS encoding nuclear transport factor 2 family protein, which gives rise to MPVNFPEPVRRYFEAEQADDTSRMAAYFAEDAVVRDEDRTHVGVPAIQAWKQDAKATTSYQVTPLKAEQAGEQLVVTGRVEGDFPGSPVNLRYFFTLSGDRIKGLEIVP